The window ATATACCaactataacattgtacttttgaaAACATAATCTGTGTATGAAAAAGTTATAACTTAGGGAACTTTTTctgatatttattttaatttacagGGACACTTTCTGTCAATTCGTGTGTTAAGAaccttttttttgtaaatttacagaaaaaaaatgatgctataataaacaaaattgCACATAAAATGAAAGTATGTGTGTTCTATTTTTGCTTCTGTGTGTATTGTGTGCTCTCTTAAAAAATATTTTGTCATTTTATTATCTAACCAAATAGCATTCTATTTTAAGAACGCAAATACTTTCTTGAAAATTATGTTTTGGATTTTAAATTAGTATTACATAGTTATCAACTAAAtagcattctatatatatatatatatatatatatatatatatatatatatatatatatatatatatatatatatatatatatatatatatatatatatttcggccTAGATACATTAATATTCCCAACATATTAATAAAAGTAATATTTCAAAATAATTAACAAAATAATGATTTCATTGATCACCAAAATATTTACTTAAAAGAAGTATCAATCAAGATGTAAATATAATGATTCCATATACTTTTTTTATGgtttaaattaagaaaaaaaatcatgAGGGCTGAATGTGGACTTTTTAGAGGGATGActttagtaaaaaaaaaataataataaaaactaacataTTATATCTATTCTAAAGACAAATTTCGGTGGCCATTTCTTTTAGTTTTCGTCCCTTTCACTTTTCCTATTTTTCCATTTTAAATCTTTTTCTTTTATGTTTTATTGCTATTAACTCTTATATAAATTGACATTTTACACCCTCtactttttacttttttatttttccatTTTAAACCTTTTCTTCTATGTTTTATTGCTATTAACCCTTATtctataaaatgacattttacaccCCTCTACTTTTTACAATATCATTTTTACCCTTCGATTTTGCACTTTGTATACTGTTACCTTCGACCCTTCATTTTCTAAATTTTGTGTTTATTTCCGATAATATATATTCTTTTTGGAACTGCAatgcaaattaaaaaaaaaaaaaaaaaaagctagcAATTTGTCAAAACAAAACGAGAACAATTAGTTCATGAGCGGATTTCGAAGCCATCCGATTATAGTTTTCCTAACTTTACGATTCCTACTAcaaaaccaattaaaataaaACGAGACAATAGAATCAAACATCAACTCTCTTTTGTACTTTACGATCCCAAGAACTAACGCATTCCGGTAAGTCTAAAGAACCCAAATTAAAGTAGCACAAGTCGTCTCTATGATTATTCTTTAAACATCAACTCTCTTTTGTACTTCATGATCCCAAAAACTAACGCATTTCGGTAAGTCTAAAGAACCCAAATTAAAGTAGCACAAGTCGTCTCTATGATTATTCTTCGAGCATTTACAACAACTTGATTATAAGTTTTGCGACATAAGTTTTTTTTACGTGTGCGTGCCTGTTTTCAGGGGTGGACGCAGAAATACATAGTAGGTGTTGCCGAGGTTGAAATAGGTGTTGTCGATGTAGaaaaaataagttaaaaaaatcgaaaaaaatttCATTGTGAACAGAAAAGTAGGTATTGTCAGTGCCACACCGGACACCTACTACGTCCGCCCTTGCTTGTTACCACTATTTACGTAATTTTGGTTTTACCTTTTGGATGCCACGTACTTTTTGAATTTTGTTGAAAAGTGAAATCCTTAATTTATTGAAACTACAGGGGTTAAAATTGAAACTAACAAATCGAGAAAAACAAAAGGCTGCAACGCAGATGGTGAGGTTGAATTCACCACCACAATTTATTTGTTATAATAAAATATGATTTGATATTTTGAACACGGTCGTTTTCTGACCCACCCAACAAAAGAACTCGGGTATCATCTTCTTAACCCGTATGTATATTTATTTTTCTGCCATTATCAGGTTGCTACATCTCCATACATTatctaaaataaattttttgaataATCATATAAAATTACCATTAATCTTCTCCATCTCCCACTAAGATGTAACCATAAACAATTTTCAAAAAAACAACCCAAAGCAAGATGTATTCAAGCTTTCTTttctaaaattatattatttcaaTTTTCCACCTATTAGATAACAATTGGCCTGAACTGATGGAACCAGAACATGAAATGGAgatatatatacttaatcaaaAACTATATCAAACTAAAATCAAGGAATCATACCTTAATTGCCAGAAAACTTCGAAAATCCCCAAGAACTTCTAGCTCGTACTTCTCCTTCGATTCTTAGTCTATTTCCAGAATTCTTGTGGGGTTTTCACTCAATTTTACATGCTATATATAATGCCTATATGCTTAACTGATGAAACTCTTCCACTAGCTCGAATTTACTGCCTAATCAAAGTGacgtttttctttcttttagataTTAAGCCTCATAATTTGTCACTAATTGCATCATTAACTATGAACTAATCAttattctattaatatattatgatcatatttttattttatttattttgatgtgaATTATTACAATTTTCTTCGGTGCTCAACCGTTTTGCCCATGATCATACtaaattgtttttaatttaaatgtGCTATGAATAATTTGCAGGAAATGAATATCGGCATTAAAATATACCTAAAAGACATTGAACATATCACTGATGATTCACCTCTCAAAGCACGGGTGTTAAAGATttagaattttataaaaaataaccaAGTTTTATCAATTGAAATGATCATCATGGATGAGGAGGTTAGTTAAATTTTTTCAAAACCACTAAATATTTCATATGTTTCaatgaataatttttttatttcttttatcagGCTACCAAATACCAATCATGTGTGTTCAGCCAAAAATTTTCCAGATTTCGTAACCTTATAAAGGAATGTGAAAGTTATATCATTTTAAAGCCAAACATGGCGGCTGTTAAAAATGGTTTTAATGTTACTGGTCAGAGACGGACAATAACTTTGGATTGTAAAAGTAGTGTAAAAAATGTGATGATTTTTCGGTCCAGTTAATGGTTTTGTGTTTGCTGATTTTAACTCTATCATGGAACAGAAATGCACAAGAGACTCATTCTTTGATTAGTTGTTTTATTTTATTCCATTGACTTTTATAACTTGTGTAATTTAttataaatgaaagtatgttatTATTTACCTTAAtcttatataatatttttttataaaaattattatgTAGATGTTATTGGGCAAATTGTCTCATTTAGGCCTCTTGAGACAACCAATCCTAACCCATCAAGACATTACATAAAGATGACTATTGCTAACTTAGAGTGAGCTgatatttatttcatttatttattattttgaatcCTGTTTTTtcatactaattaaattaattttctatTTAGGTCTGTACACCTCAATGTCACTATATTTGGAAGTCAGACACACCAAATGTCACAGTACCTAAAAAGTAACACCACGGTTACTTGTCTTGTTATAGTGATGCAGTTTGTCAAACTTAATGTTTGGAATGGTTTGTAGAGATGTGACCTAATATGTTTTCGATATTTCTTTTATTCACTTATCTGTTTTTACAGGAATTGGTCAAGCTCAAAGTCACTTCGATGTAACGAAGATGTTCATTAATTCTGACATTGTGGAAATTAATCACTTTAAGAAAgagttagttttttttatttttaattaaacatatttatcttattattaatatttaaatGAATACAATTTCTTATATTTACTAATATTTACTAATATAATTTTTAACATTATAGGTTGAAAGCAGATAACAATGGTGGTATGTTGGAAAAAAGCATAACTACACTTCCAAGCTACTCTTCTTCTTATATGGATGATTTCAAAAGGAATTTCCCTTTAAAAACTATTTGTGAAATCACAGAACCACTAAAGGTACATTTTATTGAGTTTATATCTTTAAACtttatttaaacatttttttatttaacagAGGTTTTTTGAAATAGGAAATGAAATTTCTATTAGTTGGTTCAATTGTGAATATAAGACAGAATCTACCTTGGTATTATGAAGCGTGTTACAAATGTGGAAGCAGGGTAAACAATGTGCCCAAAACTAATCCTTCCTATACTGCCCCCGACAAGATGGAAGATAGTGTTGTTATTAAGTGTAAAAATGCAGCTTGCAACGATTTGAATTTTCATACTGTTATCAAGTACacacatatttatttatattaattaatcatttcAATTTTTCATCAAAATAACTATTAATCTAATTTTTTTTAGGTATATAATTCCAATCAATGTACAAGATCATAATGGCACCATTAGACTAACTCTTTTTGATAGAGAAGCAAAAAGGCTGTTGGATATAAGTGCATTTGAGTTGAAAAAAATACATGAAGCGGTAtaatatttttttcatattttttatcatATACAAAATTTTATTAGAATTAATATATTCAACAATCTTCTAACAGACCGGTGACAATTTGCACCTATTTCCAAATCAAATGAACCTTTTGAAAAACAGGAAGTTTACATTTCTTGTGGATATTACATCATACAATTTGATCAACTATAACAATATCTACACCGTTGTTAAACTTATAGAAGATGTCTCCATTGTTTCGGACTTAGAAAGTAAACTAGAAGTTATGGTACATAATGTTTAAATGTTCAacatttatatttgttttttatttacatacaaaacattttacatattaacattttattttgaagagTGTTTAATCAGTTTCCTTAAATGAAGTACCACTACAATCAGATGATGTTGTTCATACTGTTGAAAAGGTATTTTATATTAAAGTAATGACTTTTATATTTAATGATTCCAATTGTCAACTTATGTATTTTTAATTCAGGATGTCATATCACAAACAGATGAGAGTTTTATTCCCGCAACAGTTGATAAATCATCGACAACAAGTCCAATGAAAATATCATCTGATTTGAAGCGCAGCCTCCATGACATTTATGATGTTGATAGTGGAATTGATTTCAGTTCAACTAAATCCAAAAGAAGATCAATGGGAAATGAAATCCACTTTTAGTTCCAAAAGTGGAAAAGTGATTTTATTTTGGTTTAACAAACAAAATAATTTGGTCCGTGTTGGTTAAGTTTTAAATAATGTTTGGTGATTTGGTACAATGGTTGTTAGAAATTTAGGAACTTAGGTAACAAATTTTAAGGCTATGGTTCGTTTTAATTTTTTGGATTTTGGTTGATTTACATTAATATCCTGCTTTTAATATTAAGATTTTTGTTATCTAGATGTTATATTTAATAACTTAGTACATCATTTTTTAATTAGGTACACCATTCATTTTTTTCAATCATTCGTTATCACATAAATGATTCATTTAGGTCAAATAGCCATATATTCATTATCACAGTATGCACATTCggttaaaaatattaatttcccTAAAAAATTTGTGATATATAACCAATTAAAGCTAAATAGATAAGAGGGGAAAAGGGTACCTCTAAATGGTTTAGGATATATAACCAATTATGTGAAAGTAGATGATTTGGGGTCGCATTAATGGTTTTTGAGTACATTCTCCTTGGGGCAAACCTGTAATGCATTAAAGAGCTAATAAGCTCTAACTTACAATTTAgacatttaaaataaatgaaaatattttgacaatatatacCTGGGGCTTGACTTCAACAATAAATTGACCACTTTTGACAGCAACGGGCTATTTGCCAAGACTCTTTAGTTTATAGGCTAAAGATTGTGGTACACAGTTGTAAGAGCTAAAGGATGCTTTGACCCAACCAATTTTACTCTTAGATCATAGGATTGTCGCCATTTTCTTCCATCAACAAGGATAAAAGGAACCTATACAACAAAATTATCAGATTATACCAACATATTGAGAAATTCATaggataaaataagatttaacaGTCTCTAACACATTGGTTAAATAGTCATATAATCTTATGTTAGACCATGAACATACTGATGGATGGATTATGGATATAGTAGTCACCAATTGTATATACATACAAACTAAAGTGGCTTTTAGATTTAACATGAACTGAGTTATATATACAAACCTAACCAAATATACAATAATGGATTACTACATCATAAGGAGTTCTATGTCTTTCAATTGCATAAGTTTATTAATCAAATCCATAATCCCAAAAAGCATGCAATAACCTCCATTAAAGTCACTGGTTGATTTTGAATCACGGACAAAGAAATTTTCCATTTTAAAATAAATCTCTgcattaaaaaattaataaatcaggAATATTCATATATTGATTTCTAAGTCAAAGATATCAATATATGATACTTTTCGTTTATGTCACTGATTATTTCCTAATTTTTTGTAATCAATTATTAAATCCAGATcctatattaaaattaaattcatttCTAATGTAGTAAATCCAATAAAATCGGTAACTCAATATTATCCAATATAATACCAACAACAATAATTCCATAAAACCTGgattatattttgaaaaatattaaaaaaaaatattttatatctataaatatatCTCAGAACGTTaacatataaattttaaattcctgATTCGTCTTCTTTTTCTTTCAATTGCATCTAAGACTCTTCTTTCGGGAAATTTACATCAAGATTTGGAATACAAGTTCTATTCCACATTCTGAAGAAGACGTAAATTGCTTTTAATTTAAAAGTCTCTTAATTCCTGGAAGATTTTCTTATTCACATCAGATTAGTGTTTTGAATTTATATTAAAATggtatttgtatgtatgttcaAATTACATTACAACGTTTTTGTATCTCTCCATCTCTAACAATATATACAAATCCTCAACCAAATGTTTTACCTGTTGTTAAACTCAATAAAATAAACCATAAATTATTCAAAATATCATTTAGATTTCAACATACATTGATTCCTGTAATAAAATTTCTCGATCAAATACACCTTAGCTGCTTCAAACATGAAACAATTAACTTAAAGTCTATGTTGTAAAACATTAATATGGAAAACATGAGCCTACATCGggttataaattatatataacctgGATTACTTGAAACCGAATCTTATTCGATCAATTATTCAAGGAACGAAAAGGGAATTTTGGGGGTTAATCTTAGTTGACAAACCTGATAATCCAGTATTTGACATACTATATGCAAACTCCTCTTTCGCCTTGAAGCAGCCTTCACATGTCGGAAACTAAATGCAACCCGTAGTTGTTATCGATTCCACACTAAGACAATGTTATCAGGTTTCCATCGAGAACTAGGGTTTTACCCTCTAGGATCATCGGAATAAACAATTGTGTGAGATTGGGGAAAGAAC of the Lactuca sativa cultivar Salinas chromosome 6, Lsat_Salinas_v11, whole genome shotgun sequence genome contains:
- the LOC111908289 gene encoding uncharacterized protein LOC111908289, translated to MDEEATKYQSCVFSQKFSRFRNLIKECESYIILKPNMAAVKNGFNVTDVIGQIVSFRPLETTNPNPSRHYIKMTIANLESVHLNVTIFGSQTHQMSQYLKSNTTVTCLVIVMQFVKLNVWNGIGQAQSHFDVTKMFINSDIVEINHFKKELKADNNGGMLEKSITTLPSYSSSYMDDFKRNFPLKTICEITEPLKEMKFLLVGSIVNIRQNLPWYYEACYKCGSRVNNVPKTNPSYTAPDKMEDSVVIKCKNAACNDLNFHTVIKYIIPINVQDHNGTIRLTLFDREAKRLLDISAFELKKIHEATGDNLHLFPNQMNLLKNRKFTFLVDITSYNLINYNNIYTVVKLIEDVSIVSDLEISLNEVPLQSDDVVHTVEKDVISQTDESFIPATVDKSSTTSPMKISSDLKRSLHDIYDVDSGIDFSSTKSKRRSMGNEIHF